The following coding sequences are from one Mytilus trossulus isolate FHL-02 chromosome 8, PNRI_Mtr1.1.1.hap1, whole genome shotgun sequence window:
- the LOC134727921 gene encoding ankyrin repeat domain-containing protein 17-like: protein MTEHSEVTGNLRKLQVSHSTLKCENMEVTELLKDPIPWNIRGQIKEELETWTEDDTMFIETNGAKNVLKCIIENGCVVVSGCSGMGKSSLVRHVALQMQKRGYDILAVTSPEEIIKWYNPRKKILFVVDDFCGTYTLNPLKLERWKNLMEKIKTLIKKKPVKLIMSCRLQVFKDEKMKTLSLNQSCECNLLSKDYRLSETEKQSIAELYLKSNAHKIKKFNDMFDCFPLLCQLYSKTRNMRMEDFFQNPFTVYKEEIDRLQTEGAHDKYCALALCVMFNNCFQEEWLTEDVNNDIKTIIKNTYEACKVVKGTSRLVLRDALDSLKHTFIRKDGKVYRIIHDKLFDFFAYYFGSVMIYCLISNASSHFIRERFVFEKKRKRDAFLIDVSERYQQMYMNRLIDDWFVGEVEDVFCNINMDDQIFRQRILVHSKGLDISKQKQLANLYSIQNKDTPLIQSCYIGDTDLVTWCLYHCNSNVNHCRDSDRISPLFVTCQEGHTEVLQMLINNKADINKCNAEEVSPLFIACQEGHTAVIHMLINNKADINKCTDTGSSPLFIACKEGQTDVVQMLINNKADINKCLNTGTSPLLIACNQGGIEIVQLLINNKADINKCNNDGVSPLVMACDKGHTEVVQMLINNKADINRCNNEEKSPLLMACQQGQAEVVQMQINNKADINKWDINYRLSPLWLACAKGYTEVVQMLIHNKADINKCTDTGSSPLFIACQEGQTDVVHMLINNKADINKCDNKEVSPLCIACDRGHTKVVQMLINNKADINKCTDTGLSPLFLACQNGHTEVVQMLLNNKANINKCRDNDGVSPLFMACQEGHTAVIQMLINNKADINKCDDREESPLCVACDRGQTEVVQMLIHNKEDINKCTDTGISPLFLACLNGHTEVVQILINNKADIMKCNNEEVSPLLVACQEGHTEVVQMLINNKADINKCRDNDGVSPLVMACQEGHTEVVQMLINNKADIYKCNNAEVSPLFMACENGNTEVVQMLINNKADINKCRNNGVSPLLMACQEGHTEVVQILINNNADILKCCDKKASPLFIACHQGHTEIVQMLINNEADINMCVYTGSSPVSIACERGHTEVVEMLINNEADINKCRDTGVSPLFIACQEGHSEVVQMLINNKADINKCNDEEISPLFIACQAGHTEVVQLLIYNKADINKCNDEEVSPLFVACQAGHAEVVQLLIYNKADINKCNDQEVSPLFMACQHGHIEVVIMLMDKKADIDKLIGSGQSPIWTAYLKEILDLLFKHNADLYIKLRGLIPLDIARIENHTNNIHLLPKTEIIYSRSSDDITN, encoded by the exons ATGACTGAGCACTCAGAGGTGACAGGAAATCTGAGGAAGTTACAAGTTTCCCACAGTACTTTAAAGTGTGAAAACATGGAAGTCACAGAACTTTTAAAAGACCCAATACCGTGGAACATCAGAG GTCAAATTAAAGAGGAATTGGAAACATGGACAGAAGATGACACAATGTTTATAGAAACAAATGGagcaaaaaatgtattaaaatgtattatagAAAACGGTTGCGTTGTTGTCAGCGGATGTTCAGGAATGGGCAAATCATCATTAGTGCGTCATGTTGCTCTACAAATGCAAAAAAGAGGCTATGATATTTTAGCGGTTACAAGCCCTGAAGAAATCATTAAATGGTACAATCCAAGAAAGAAAATCCTGTTTGTTGTCGATGACTTTTGTGGAACATATACCTTAAATCCTTTGAAGTTGGAAAGATGGAAAAATCTGatggaaaaaatcaaaacattaataaaaaagaaaccagTCAAATTAATCATGTCTTGTAGACTGCAGGTTTTTAAGGATGAGAAAATGAAAACTTTATCTTTGAACCAGTCTTGTGAATGTAATCTTTTGTCAAAAGATTACCGCTTGTcagaaacagaaaaacaatcaaTTGCAGAACTTTACTTGAAATCAAATGCACATAAGATCAAGAAATTTAATGACATGTTTGACTGTTTTCCTCTTTTATGTCAATTATACAGTAAAACCAGAAATATGAGAATGGAAGATTTCTTTCAGAATCCATTTACAGTTTATAAAGAAGAGATAGATAGATTACAGACGGAAGGAGCACATGACAAATACTGTGCACTTGCTCTGTGTGTAATGtttaacaattgttttcaaGAAGAATGGCTCACAGAAGATGTCAATAATGatatcaaaacaattataaagaaCACATATGAAGCTTGTAAAGTGGTGAAAGGAACTTCACGATTGGTACTTCGTGATGCACTGGATTCactaaaacatacatttatcaGGAAGGATGGTAAAGTGTACAGAATTATTCATGACAAGCTGTTTGACTTTTTTGCTTATTACTTTGGCAGTGTTatgatttattgtttaataagtAATGCATCAAGTCATTTCATTCGTGAAAggtttgtttttgaaaaaaaaagaaagagagaTGCATTTTTAATAGATGTATCAGAAAGATATCAGCAAATGTATATGAATAGATTGATAGATGACTGGTTCGTAGGAGAGGTAGAAGATGTCTTCTGTAACATCAATATGGATGATCAAATCTTCAGACAAAGAATACTTGTACATTCAAAAGGTTTAGATATTTCAAAACAGAAACAATTGGCTAATCTATATAGCATACAAAACAAAGATACTCCGTTAATACAGAGTTGTTATATAGGAGATACCGATCTGGTTACATGGTGTTTATATCATTGTAATAGTAATGTTAACCATTGTAGAGATAGTGATAGAATATCACCTCTGTTCGTGACTTGTCAGGAAGGACATACTGAAGTACTacagatgttaataaacaataaggctGACATTAATAAGTGTAATGCTGAAGAAGTATCACCTCTGTTCATTGCTTGTCAGGAAGGACATACTGCAGTAATACATATGTTAATCAACAATAAggcagacattaataagtgtaCAGATACTGGATCATCACCTCTGTTCATTGCTTGTAAGGAAGGACAAACTGATGTTGTACAGATGTTGATAAACAATAAGGCTGACATTAATAAATGTCTAAATACTGGAACATCACCTCTGCTCATTGCTTGTAATCAAGGGGGTATTGAAATAGTACAgttgttaataaacaataaggctGACATTAATAAGTGTAATAATGATGGAGTATCACCTCTGGTCATGGCTTGTGATAAAGGACATACTGAAGTAGTacagatgttaataaacaataaggctGATATAAATAGGTgtaataatgaagaaaaatcaCCTCTGTTGATGGCTTGTCAGCAAGGACAAGCTGAAGTAGTACAGATgcaaataaacaataaggctGACATTAATAAGTGGGATATAAATTATAGATTATCACCACTGTGGTTAGCTTGTGCGAAAGGATATACTGAAGTAGTGCAAATGTTAATACACAATAAggcagacattaataagtgtaCAGATACTGGATCATCACCTTTGTTCATTGCTTGTCAGGAAGGACAAACTGATGTAGTACatatgttaataaacaataaggctGATATTAATAAGTGTGATAATAAAGAAGTATCACCTCTGTGTATAGCTTGTGATAGAGGACATACTAAGGTAGTGcaaatgttaataaacaataaggcagacattaataagtgtaCAGATACTGGATTATCACCTCTGTTCCTGGCTTGTCAGAATGGACATACTGAAGTAGTACAGATGTTATTAAACAATAAGGCTAACATTAATAAGTGTAGGGATAATGATGGAGTATCACCTCTGTTCATGGCTTGTCAGGAAGGACATACTGCAGTTATacagatgttaataaacaataaggctGATATTAATAAGTGTGATGATAGAGAAGAATCACCTCTGTGTGTAGCTTGTGATAGAGGTCAAACTGAGGTAGTGCAAATGTTAATACACAACAAAGAAGACATAAATAAGTGTACAGATACTGGAATATCACCTCTATTCCTGGCTTGTTTGAATGGACATACCGAAGTAGTACAgatattaataaacaataaggctGACATTATGAAGTGTAATAATGAAGAAGTATCACCTCTGCTTGTGGCTTGTCAGGAAGGACATACTGAAGTAGTacagatgttaataaacaataaggctGATATTAATAAGTGTAGGGATAATGATGGAGTATCACCTCTGGTCATGGCTTGTCAGGAAGGACATACTGAAGTAGTacagatgttaataaacaataaagcTGACATTTATAAGTGTAATAATGCAGAAGTATCACCTCTGTTTATGGCTTGTGAGAATGGAAATACTGAAGTAGTacagatgttaataaacaataaggctGACATCAATAAGTGTAGAAATAATGGCGTATCACCTCTGTTAATGGCTTGTCAGGAAGGACATACTGAAGTAGTGCagattttaataaacaataatgCAGACATTCTAAAGTGTTGTGATAAAAAAGCTTCACCTCTGTTCATTGCTTGTCACCAAGGACATACTGAAATAGTTCAGATGCTTATAAACAATGAGGCTGACATTAATATGTGTGTATATACTGGATCATCTCCTGTATCCATTGCTTGTGAAAGAGGACATACTGAAGTAGTAgagatgttaataaacaatgAGGCTGACATTAATAAGTGTCGAGATACTGGAGTATCACCTCTGTTCATTGCATGTCAGGAAGGACATAGTGAAGTAGTGCAGATGTTGATAAACAATAAGGCTGACATTAATAAGTGTAATGATGAAGAAATATCACCTCTGTTCATTGCATGTCAAGCAGGACATACCGAAGTAGTACAATTGTTAATTTACAATAAGGCTGACATTAATAAGTGTAATGATGAAGAAGTATCACCTCTGTTCGTTGCATGTCAGGCAGGACATGCCGAAGTAGTACAATTGTTAATTTACAATAAGGCTGACATTAATAAGTGTAATGATCAAGAAGTATCACCTCTGTTCATGGCTTGTCAGCACGGACATATTGAAGTAGTAATAATGTTAATGGACAAGAAGGCAGACATTGATAAGTTGATAGGATCAGGACAATCCCCTATATGGACAGCTTACTTAAAAGAGATTTTAGATTtgttatttaaacataatgCAGATTTGTACATTAAATTGAGAGGACTAATACCACTAGATATTGCAAGGATAGAAAATCATACCAATAACATACATTTATTaccaaaaacagaaattatttaCAGCAGAAGTTCGGACGacataacaaattaa